The stretch of DNA CGCTTCCGCTACCTTACTGAAAACGTACCGGGCGTGCTGTTTCAATGGCGGGAAAGCCTCACGGGAGGGGCTGGCCTTAGCTACATCAGCCCCCAGCTGCACACCATTTTCGGTATTGCTCCTGAGCAGGCGCAGGAGTTCATACGCTTCGTGCACCCCGATGACCAGGCTCAGTGGGAGAGCTCTCTTAAGCTTGCCAAACAGCATACTGGTGGCTGGTTGTTTGAAGGTCGCCTGGTAGTACCGGGCCAGCCGGTGCGCTGGTGCCGCGGCACCGCCCAGCTCGCTGAATCAAGCGCCGATGGGGCCCTTTACAGCGGTATTCTGACGGATATAACTGCCCTGAAGCTGGCCGAAGAGACAGTGCAGGCAAATGAGCGGCGGTGGCGGCTGGCAATGGAACGGTTCGGTGATGGTGCCTGGGAGTTCAACTACCAAACCAACGAGGAGTACTTCTCTAAGGCCTACTACACCATGCTGGGCTACTCAGACAACGCCTCAGATCCGCCGCTAACCTCTTGGCTGCACCACGTGCACCCCGATGACCAAGGGCCAAGCCTGGAAGCCGCCGGAGCCTACCTGCGCGGCGAAGTACCCATTTACTCCGTTGAGCGTCGCCTCCGTTGCCGCGACGGGCAGTACAAATGGGTGCTTACCCGCGGCTTGGTTACCCAGCGCGATGAGCAGGGCGAGCCGTTGATTATGACGGGCGTGCACACTGATATCTCAGCTGTAAAACAGGCTACGGCGGCCCTCGAAGCCAGTATGCTACGCTTCTCTACTACCATTGCCAACTTTCAGGAGGGCATTATGCTGGAAGATGAGCACCAGCGCGTAGTACTGGCTAATGCGGCGCTATGCCGCATTTTTAACCTGGACATAGCTCCCGATCAGCTCATTAACTACGATACCCGCCTGCTTAGCCAAGCCATTCAGGAGCATTTCAGGTACCCCGAGGAATTTGTGGCCCGCTACGAGACTATTGTGCGGGAGCGGCAGCTGGTAACGGCCGAATTGTTTGAGCTGGCCGACGGCCGCACCGTGCAGGGCGACTTTGTGCCCATCTTCGTAGCCGAGCGCTACATTGGCAACCTATGGAAGTTTCAGGACATTACGGAGCGTAAAAATAGCGACGATGCCCTGCGCCGCCGCGAGGAAAAGTACCGCGGTATCATTGAGAAGATGCACCTGGGGCTGATTGAAATGGATTTCGATAACCGCGTTCTGTTCACCAACCAGACCTTCCAGGACACTACCGGCTTCTCCGATCAGGAGCTTGCTGAGGAGCACATTATGGCCCAGCTGCTTAGCGCCGAGGAATTGACCAAAATGAACGAGCGCAACAGCCTGCGCCTACAGGGCATTTCGGAGACCTACGAGCTGCCCATTACCACAAAGACTGGGCAGGCCAAATGGCTGCTGGTAAGCGCGGCCCCACTCTACAACGACCACCGCCAGGTGTACGGCAGCATTGGTATTTTTCTGGATATCACGCACCAAAAGCAGCTGGAGAGCCGCCTACGCAAGGCGAAAGAGCAGGCCGAAGAATCGGCGCGGGCGAAGGAGCTGTTCCTGGCCAATATGAGCCACGAGATACGTACACCCATGAATGCCATTTTGGGCATGGGCCAGCTGCTGGCTAAAACGCCTCTCAACGACGACCAGCATACCTATCTGCGGGCTATTGCCACCTCCGGCGAAAACCTGCTGGTGATTCTGAATGATATTCTGGACCTGTCGAAAATTGGGGCCAGCCAGCTACTCATTGAGAACATTGGCTTTAGCATCACGGGGCTGCTTCACCAGATTGAGCAAAGCCTGCACTTTAAAGCTGAGGAAAAGGGCTTATCCTTTCACACCCAGGCCGATGAGCGCATCCCTACGGTATTGCTCGGCGACCCATACCGCATTACGCAGGTGCTGCTGAACCTCGCTGGCAACTCCGTGAAGTTCACGGAAAAGGGCTCCGTCACTGTTTCGTGCACGCTGGAGCAAGCCACTGAAACCTACGTTGACCTCCGCTTCTTGGTGGCTGACACGGGTATTGGCATTGATGCCGAGTACCTGGAGGATATTTTCAATGAGTTCAGTCAGGAAGACTCGTCCGTGACCCGCAAGTTTGGGGGCACTGGCCTAGGCTTAAGCATTAGTCGCCAACTGGTGCACCTGATGGGCGGCGAAATC from Hymenobacter taeanensis encodes:
- a CDS encoding PAS domain S-box protein translates to MKPTTVSSPPETGKPDFALLEEIFDAVVLLTAEGTLTWVNAGFGQLTGFHSPEQAPGLLVGALAEVGITPAAFQRQLQAGPAPQFEVPLRRANGQGVWVHVKLRPYPPTGTYLGLLEDITTRQHAALEQEERFRYLTENVPGVLFQWRESLTGGAGLSYISPQLHTIFGIAPEQAQEFIRFVHPDDQAQWESSLKLAKQHTGGWLFEGRLVVPGQPVRWCRGTAQLAESSADGALYSGILTDITALKLAEETVQANERRWRLAMERFGDGAWEFNYQTNEEYFSKAYYTMLGYSDNASDPPLTSWLHHVHPDDQGPSLEAAGAYLRGEVPIYSVERRLRCRDGQYKWVLTRGLVTQRDEQGEPLIMTGVHTDISAVKQATAALEASMLRFSTTIANFQEGIMLEDEHQRVVLANAALCRIFNLDIAPDQLINYDTRLLSQAIQEHFRYPEEFVARYETIVRERQLVTAELFELADGRTVQGDFVPIFVAERYIGNLWKFQDITERKNSDDALRRREEKYRGIIEKMHLGLIEMDFDNRVLFTNQTFQDTTGFSDQELAEEHIMAQLLSAEELTKMNERNSLRLQGISETYELPITTKTGQAKWLLVSAAPLYNDHRQVYGSIGIFLDITHQKQLESRLRKAKEQAEESARAKELFLANMSHEIRTPMNAILGMGQLLAKTPLNDDQHTYLRAIATSGENLLVILNDILDLSKIGASQLLIENIGFSITGLLHQIEQSLHFKAEEKGLSFHTQADERIPTVLLGDPYRITQVLLNLAGNSVKFTEKGSVTVSCTLEQATETYVDLRFLVADTGIGIDAEYLEDIFNEFSQEDSSVTRKFGGTGLGLSISRQLVHLMGGEISIDSQKHEGTHSNFTLRLSIGAPEDLPQKTLVTASIREQLRNQRILLVEDNNFNRQIAKGFLRNAGLEVVEAENGAIAVELVQQQPFAAVLMDVQMPIMNGLEATAYLRQELNFTTPIIALTANAIKGEREKCLEAGMNDYLPKPFQEDDLLKMLCRWILPEAAQEALLTEATVGTEPNEADTLPFYNLDIVRKIGQGDASFTVLMLESFIEGCTEAVQELQAAATAHDVVALRSATHKLKPSLEHLQVNRLLPLITTLDSWHAAFDDTIIPSMVAEAAKLLQQLIEQMTQELHTLRAELE